ACAAAGGTGACACAAGGTTTATTCTGGTTCAGGCCCTTGGACGGATCCCTACGTCCAGTGGTAAGCGCGCAGCTCATGTTGCTCTTGTTTGTAGTAGGGGTTACAAGCTAttcgagagagggagagggttcCCAAGTCAATAGCATGGAGTAGTGGTGCGTATCGCTGGATGATGAGTGATGTGTTCATGTGTTTGTCTAGGTCGTCTCCCTCGTGCTAGGGACCCCCAAGCTCTCTTATAGATCAAAGGTTGGGGGTGTACATGTGTTGGGAATAATCAAAGGGGAAGGAAAAAATAAAGAAGTCTTCAGGGTACGTCTTCTTCCTTTAACTCTGGGACGAATAGCCGGCTCGGGTGTGGTCGGAGGCCTCGAGTGGGATCATGCAGTCCTGTTTGCGTCCTGTCGCCACAGCCTAGAACCGTACTAATTCCTGTTCATTGTGCATCTCTCTGGAATGGACATCGTACCTTCCCCCAGAGGGGGTGGGTGGCTCCTGTAATAGCATGGTAGTCGCTGTAACAGCATGGTGGTCGCTGTAACAAGTATGGGAGCCTAGGCGGACATGATGGCTGTCATATCGTGGCACAACGCTCCCTGTTCGTACATACATAGGGTTCAGTCACAGCGCGTCCTTATCCCGGGGGATCAGTGACGTTGTGGGGCTCGTGGCTCCTTCCGTCTCGTCCTATGCTCGCGGTCATTCCGTCAGGCATGACGGTGGAGCGGTTAAGGGGGTCAGGAGCCTttcttccccttgggcgaggcGGAGAGTGTCCCGAGGGCTAGGATGTGCACACGGTGACGTTAGAGGGGTCGGGGGAGGCGGACAATTGTTATTGGTCGGGTGTTGCTTGCTTGAGGTGGGATCGATCCTTTAACCTGGGAATTTAACTGTGTGTCGTTGTTAGAGACGTATAATTAAGTATCCTTGATATCGATATCCGACATGATGTGAACATCCATCACTGCTGATTTGGTTATGCCGGTTCAAAATCTGGCAGGAGTGAAGTGGGGGGGGGGGATTCAATCGGCAATGATGTTAGTTAAGCTTAGGTTAGCTTGTTGACATTTTTTTCTTAGCTCACTTCTCTTCTCTTCCCTATCTTCATTCAATGAGCTTAGGAATTACTCCTACTTTTTAAGCCCACAAGATCGACAAACACTAAAGGTACATCTCTTTACTGAAAATATAGGATCTGCATGCTCTCAAATTAAGCTAAATCGAGATCCCTCTAGATTTAGCTTCAGTTAAGAAATTGAAAAGTATGGTTTATGGTATTAGATTACCATGTTGTTACCAATGTTAAGCTTAGGTTGTCTTTCTCAAGTGTTTCTTTTTCGAAGTGTGTTAATTCTCTAATGTATTTTTAATGAGCTTGAAAACTGTCATTTTTTCTAATGACAATGGTAGGAGCTCTGCCTTTTAATTAAGATTTACAAGAGCTTGAAAAATATACAATGGAACACGATAAGTTATATCTCTGCATTGCATTCTAGTAGGAGTATTTCTTTACTGAAAAAATATACAATGGGGATGAATTACCTTGTTTTCTTTTAGTAACTACATACAAGTGACGACGACCCAACACGATAAGTAATCAAAGTTCATTCAGAAATGGAGAGTAAAATGTACTATAAAATAGCCCCTGCATCCAAACTTCGCAAATAACACGCCTTCCACGATGCACTGCATGCGTGCATTGCTTGCGTACGCTCGCACATGCAAGCTCCAGCtacgacggcggcggcttcgGCGGCGACGACCTCGCGTCGACGCCGTCGTGTCCGGCGATCATCCGGTACTTGTCCCTGCGCGTGAGCCCTGTGCACTCGAACCCAAGCGCGTCGCCGATCACACGCTGGACGCCGTTCGCCACGTCGAGGCTCGACGCGCCGCCGCCACTGCCGCAGGtggccaccggcgtgaggatcCGGATCTCGTACCACGGCGCCGGGTTCATGAGGAAGAAGACGGAGTCGAGCCACTTGTGTCCCCGCACCGTGGATCCATGGAACATGGTGCCGCCGGCCCGGACGGCCGTCGGCGTGACCTCGCCGGCGATCTCGGCGAACAGCGGGCTGAACCGCAGCAGGTACGGCTCCCGGCAGGTGGTGCCCTCCGGGCAGACCACCAGGTCGCCGCGGGTGAGCTCGCCCTGCATGATCCGGCTGTCCCTGCCGCGGTCGCGCGTCAGCCGGACCGTCGGGATCGGCGCGATCAGCTCCGAGAAGCTCGAGAGGCTGTACGTCACGGCGGTCACCTTCCGGCGCAGCACCGTCGAGAGGATCACCGGGTCCATCAGCGTCTGGTGGTTGCAGGCGAACAATGTGCCTCGCCCTGGTCCCGCCGGCTCCGCTGCTCCGCCGAGGCTGCCGCGTATCCGGAAGCCCGTGgccgcggcgaggaggaggccgGCGCCGTGGGGGAAGAAGCCGAAGAggaggcgcgccacggagaggaGCACGCCGAGCGGGATCCACAGGAAGATGGCGAGGCACACGAGCGGGTCCGGCCGGCACACGAGGCGGCCGTCGTGGAAGACCAGCGGCCGCAGGTACTCGCTCCTCGGCAGAGGCGTCGCCGGCGCCTTCTCCGGCGCGGACACCACGCGGCGCTCCTGGCAAACCTGCAGAAACGCCGGCTGCCGGTCCCCGCCGGAGGCGGAGCAGTAGAGTCCCACGTCGACGATCCGGTCGCGCCCAAGAACGGCCACCAGAGCACCCAAGCTCCGGTCACCGCCACCCACGACGCCCGGCGAGGCTACCAAAGTGCCGGAGAACCGGCTCCCAGCGACCACCCGCAGCTCGGTGCCGACGACGCGGACGTCGGCGCCGAGGTACTCCCTGACGAACGGCTCCACGACGAGCCTGGGCAGGCGCGTGACGACGTACCTCTCGCCGCCGCTGGCGGCGTCGCCGTGGCGCGCCAAGGCCCGGAACGCGGTGCCCCGGAGGTCGGCCAGGAAGAACTTGGGCAGCGTGGCGCGCGCCACCGCCGTCACGTCGGCGACGCCGAGGCCGGCGGTGGACAGGAACGTCATGGCGAGCAGCGGGAGGTCGTCCGACGAGAAGGCGGCGCCGAGCAGCGCGACGAGAGGGTACGCGGCGAGCAGGAGCAGCGCCCTGAGCGGGCCGCCGGCCTCGAGAGCGACGAGGAAGAAGTATGGGAAGAGGCTGCCGGAGATGAGCAGCGTGCCTTCCAGCTCGGAGGCGACGCTGGTGCACCGGTGGTGAGAAGCAGCGGCCATGGCCGTGGCCTGCAGTGGGTGGATCGAGTTTCAGTGTCACTTGGCTACTACTCAAGGAAGAGCTAGTTAAGCTTAAATaatcagtgttagtttcgacaTAGGTGTCTATGTACATGACAACATGTACTCTCtctctatttttcttttttttttcttattaatTATTACGCACTCTTGGTGCCTGTACTTAGAACGTGGCACTGGAAGAAGTTTTATGTATATTGTGAACCGTTTGACGCACTGGAAGTTTATTACATTTCGTCACAAGAATGTGATCAGTATTTGTTTATGTGATACGGAATTATATGATCACAAGCAAATCTATGTATATTTTTGGAA
This window of the Sorghum bicolor cultivar BTx623 chromosome 7, Sorghum_bicolor_NCBIv3, whole genome shotgun sequence genome carries:
- the LOC8067792 gene encoding glycerol-3-phosphate 2-O-acyltransferase 6, with translation MAAASHHRCTSVASELEGTLLISGSLFPYFFLVALEAGGPLRALLLLAAYPLVALLGAAFSSDDLPLLAMTFLSTAGLGVADVTAVARATLPKFFLADLRGTAFRALARHGDAASGGERYVVTRLPRLVVEPFVREYLGADVRVVGTELRVVAGSRFSGTLVASPGVVGGGDRSLGALVAVLGRDRIVDVGLYCSASGGDRQPAFLQVCQERRVVSAPEKAPATPLPRSEYLRPLVFHDGRLVCRPDPLVCLAIFLWIPLGVLLSVARLLFGFFPHGAGLLLAAATGFRIRGSLGGAAEPAGPGRGTLFACNHQTLMDPVILSTVLRRKVTAVTYSLSSFSELIAPIPTVRLTRDRGRDSRIMQGELTRGDLVVCPEGTTCREPYLLRFSPLFAEIAGEVTPTAVRAGGTMFHGSTVRGHKWLDSVFFLMNPAPWYEIRILTPVATCGSGGGASSLDVANGVQRVIGDALGFECTGLTRRDKYRMIAGHDGVDARSSPPKPPPS